TAGCCATTGCGGGGTGGGATCGTCGTCAGCACCGGGATTGTGCCATTGCTGATGGTGAGCTGTACGATCTGGTCCAGGTTGGCGGCATATTGATCTAGTGATAAGCGCGAAAGATCATTGCTGCCGAACATAATTAGTGCAACGGTGGGCCGCGATGTGCGATATTCACAAGCGAGGGGTGTTTCGCCAGGGTTGCAGCGCTCGCTATCGGCCAGTGCAGGGTTCAGGACATCGGCAGTGGTCCAACCCGGATAAGCTGCGATAGGCTGGCTCAAAAAAGAGTTGCTGCCCTGGCTGAAAAAATCAATCGCGCTTTGCAGGTGCCCATAAGTGCCCAAATCGTAAGCGCCATGCCCAAATGGATACAAAAAGTACTCGCTGGCACTGATGCTATCGCCTATGCGGGAGAAATTCGTCGTCACATTGCCTATAGCTTGCCCACGTTGATAAATAGCGGCTACGCCTTGGGGTAGTGGCGCTCCTGGGGATACATCAGCTTGCCCGCTTGACGAAGTATCTGGCGACTCTGTGGGTATGGTGTCGTCACCCAGGGCCACATAAGCAGCGGAGACCCAGCCTGTTTGTCCATCTTGTGTTTGTACATTGAGCCAGCCGCTTTGTGCCCCCAGGACTGTCAGAGGGGTACCTGCTGGCAAGAGTGCAATGCGGCTGCCGTTGATGTTATCGCGCAGGTTCAGGCC
The Phototrophicus methaneseepsis DNA segment above includes these coding regions:
- a CDS encoding SH3 domain-containing protein, with the translated sequence MSHHARLFRSILLGLLLLGTASLASAQGAPHGTVIDMWENLNVRAQPDSDSAIVAELAGGTSVPVQARTRDNVWFQIQLADGQSGWVSAGYITLDGEIWQIPVFGEEVPPQEAAPTEETPSTSETPLTQTSGARVSSAAYGGLNLRDNINGSRIALLPAGTPLTVLGAQSGWLNVQTQDGQTGWVSAAYVALGDDTIPTESPDTSSSGQADVSPGAPLPQGVAAIYQRGQAIGNVTTNFSRIGDSISASEYFLYPFGHGAYDLGTYGHLQSAIDFFSQGSNSFLSQPIAAYPGWTTADVLNPALADSERCNPGETPLACEYRTSRPTVALIMFGSNDLSRLSLDQYAANLDQIVQLTISNGTIPVLTTIPPRNGYNVGGINSVVQSTAARYGVPVWDYHAAMVSLPDSGLSADGLHPSVPEGGFGYAANFTEGYLKYGYVQRNLGALTILYTLWHDVLAG